The genomic segment AACAGAGCGATGCCTTCCCTTTGGAACTCTGTGCTGTCAGTCTCCCTGTGCATGTGGCTGTGCCTGTCCCTGCCGTGGCCGGCCGTGGCCCACCAGTGTTCAGACACATGCAAAGCTTGCGGAGGGCACGACAACAAGACGTGCCTGGCATGCAAAGACGGCTGGATGCTCCATGACACCCACTGTGTGGGTAAGTGCACAGTAAACATACCAGTGTTAATAACTCTCAAAATATTTGAttccatttcagataacatttggtcccacacaAAAGTAGGGCTTTTTTATTCTTTAATTAGTGGAACATTTTCAAAGACAATTGCACTCgatattgtgtaaatattaagaGCTTTAGAGTTGAAAGTGCAGCACTGCCCCCCTGCGGCATGTTACACTGACTTTTGAATCCATTGTCAGAGTCACAGTATtgacagaggtgcatcttgtcaccaggctaagcaggcagtcgcttggggcccccaagcccctggatggtgaataactcacactttgctacactagtggcaaatttctttcaaatgtgcattcctttgcaatgttcaaagtcatttaagtCACAcctcttccccattatgatgttCGGTTTGAACGGCATCATATTGTCTTGACGATGTCTACGTGCCTAAATGCATTTGAGGTGCCACCATGTAATTGGCTGATTCGAAATTTGCATCAACACTCAGGTAGAAAGGTGTGTCcaattaagtggccggtgagtgtaaatGTCAAAGGACACATACTAGTAGAAAAAGGAAAATGTAAAAGATAAAAGCATGAAAGAAACAAAGTAACTGTAAATGAGTATCGATACTTAAATGCGAAGTTGGGCTCTCTTTTTTATAGCATGAATACAAGTAGAATAGGTAAATAAAAAGATAAAAGCATGTATAAATGCACATTTAAAGGCGGATCTGTCCTGTTCTGTTTGTCTCATGTCATTGCCGTCCCCAGATGTGGATGAGTGTGACGCCAGGACATCTGGATGCCCCTCCAACACCTACTGCTTCAACACAGAGGGCTCCTTCGAATGCAGAGGTGAGTTGCAGCTGTCTGGGCGTGAGTGCACGAGAACATTCTGATTGCTTCAATTCAACACTTGACAGTAGGATCAACTGGAAGTGTTCATATGACTCTCTCTGTGCTGAATTAAgacagcaaaatgtactgtgcacagtgtttcccatagacAAGACGTAGAGAATTTGTTAGTCAGGTTGGGTGTTTGGACAGCATCAGTGACATGACTTCTGTCACCGCAAAAAGCTGCGTTCTGCAgtttcatgtaatgtaatgtgaaaaccCTCAAAAATAAGTATCTtgagcaactttagaaattacatccACAATGCAACACCTTATTTTTTCAGGGGACCATGTCAACATGCTCCTTATACTGTAAAGAACTGGGCATGATGGCTGAGCCCATGggaaataaacaaagaaatacTCAGTTATCGCCATTTCACACTTAGGTAGTGTCAGTCCGAAATGTAAATTGTGACCCGATTATAAAAGAAATGTAAAACTGTTGAGTGCTTCTTCATTCATGTTTTTCTAAAGATGTTATttacaaagttaagcacccagtgtaatgcattacagagTGTCTGTTAGTGCACTTGcgtgttttatttaatttaattcaagagtttattgtcagtGTCTacaaggcaacgaaattgtgttttgggTACAACTCtcataagaggtaaaagtgacaccagtgcttgaccccacCTGAGCATTGTGTGCGTCAGTTTCCACCTGTGTGCAGGTACTTGTGTTTCACACATAACTGATGTATCTGTGCCTTGTTGCCTTCTGGCTGGCTCTTGCAAAAGAGGGGAAAACATGTCCTTGCACATTGCTCCCATAAATACTTTTTTCTCCATAATATCAAACTTACACATTCACATTTAGAATGCATTTATAATCACATGCTTGTCTGTGTTAAGgcttttcatttgtttgtcttcatATTGTTCTGTAGCCTCAGAATGAGCACTATTCCTGAAGTGGAACACTATAGTAGTCAATGAAGACACTTTACTACAATAGTACTACAAAGGCCATACTACAAACgtgtaactttttttttgccattttagtCTTCAGTAACCCTGagttggtctttgccattctggtactgtaacagcacatttataacatggGTCTGAAAGAGCCTTATTACTCCTCCTTAGTCTGTAGCAATTTATGGAGTGGTTGCGGACATTGACAAGTCTATCAAATAAAGACAacagattgattgattcattcatggtGTGCTTTTTCTCGTTTCATGGTAGGTTGTGACCCCGCGTGCGTGGCTTGCATGGGCAGTGGACCCGCGCGCTGTAAGAAGTGTGCCAATGGATACAGGATGACAGGTGCAAAATGTGTAGGTATGGCCTCTTACCTATAACAGCCTCATTTCACAGTTCCCTGACTGCcttgaaaacaaaaaccaaagTCCGTAACATCAAGGTTCTTGTTTCTGTTTTTAATATGTTTCAGGCAGCATGGCCTTCATCAGATGTTGAGTTGTGGACTTGTGGACTTaatctttatttttttaaataaaataataataataaacattttcaaatgtttgtaaatgagtaagaaccaaactacgactgcactGTGGAGTTATAATcgacttctactgtgtgagttttatgtggtttcaagccttttggtctttggaggagaaacttccaggactgatTCGACTGTGCTGTATCTGCTGTGctgctcatttacaaacatttgtaaacatattGTTcgtaattagttcattatttataaagcgCTTATAAAGGTATTTATAAGTAGTTATTCTACAGTGTCACCCATTTAAATGGATGTATGTGTTTTATCTTAGTTCCCTGAACTTACAACTGCATTAACATTGTTGTGCCTTTGTTTACTCAGTGTTACTCTGGATATCTGTGGtacatctcctcctctttcttctttactcctctcctctcctctcctctcctcttttctcctctcctctcctctcctctcctctcctctcctctcctctcctctccttccctcagaATCATGTCCCCTTTGCAAGTCAGTTTCAATAAAATCCCCTGTGAGATATAAGCCAGTgtaaagtgtaatgcaatgtctgTAGTATCCTCAGTACAAACATCATGAGCTGCATGAATAaccatgacaaacatttcaaccTGTTGGCATCCCCCACTAAAATATATTAAGTTACATTAAGTTACACAAACACAATACTGGTACACATTGTTAACACAGGTCTACTGAGGTGAAGCAATTTCCTTTTTTGGGTTTGGGTTTCTGTTTGCGTTCTTGTTTGTCTATTAGTAGCATGATACGATGGGAAATGACAATTTGTGCTGCTGTGTAGTGAACAAAAGTTCATACATAGCTCAatagtttatttttttgtggactaattatttttatttaattgaaTCATTTACTTGTGTTTTGCCCCTGCAGACATTGATGAGTGCGGTGAGAATGAGCTGGTGTGCCCAGGGCTGGATGAGTTCTGTGTGAACAGGGAGGGCTCCTTCTACTGCCAATGTGCCAAGGGGTTCCGTCGGGAGGGGGGCATCTGCAAACCGATTCCAACCGCTGGTGAGGAAAATAGACACAAACATACTGCACACACTCAGTATAATgtacactgtaatgtaatgtaatgtggaggTGCTACactgttgcctcttttccactgccggttttctggtaggcctgcattacagctcgacacagagcgactcagccgccactttttgctttacgattgagctgtgtcgtgcctattcgaagagctaaaaatggcggccgagtcgagtcacgctgtgtggacctgtaggcctaccagaaaaagggcagtggaaaagaggcaaaacatACTGCACACGCTCAGTATGATGTACACTCAGTAAAATGGACACTTAGTCTCACGCTGTCACCAAATCACAAACACGCAAGTGCACATACACCTTGAGAGGAGCATGGATATTTCTTATTTCTCCCTCTGCTACACAGCACAGACATGTTGAACTTGTACAcaggtgcgctctctctctctctctctttctctctctctctctctctctctctctctctctctctctcactcacacacacacacacagacacagacacacacacacacacacacacacacacacacacacacacacacacacacacacacacacacacacacacacacacacacacacgtcacagtaTTTCCTATGTAAAATGCATATCCTAATTCGAAATAAACATCACAGTGTTGTTGGTGGGCAGCCATGGACTATGTTGAGGCtatttgagcaaggcaccttctgaccccacattgctcctgggactatagtcaatgtactgtactgtacctaccgtaaataactgtaaattgc from the Engraulis encrasicolus isolate BLACKSEA-1 chromosome 14, IST_EnEncr_1.0, whole genome shotgun sequence genome contains:
- the LOC134462537 gene encoding protein disulfide isomerase Creld1 — translated: MPSLWNSVLSVSLCMWLCLSLPWPAVAHQCSDTCKACGGHDNKTCLACKDGWMLHDTHCVDVDECDARTSGCPSNTYCFNTEGSFECRGCDPACVACMGSGPARCKKCANGYRMTGAKCVDIDECGENELVCPGLDEFCVNREGSFYCQCAKGFRREGGICKPIPTAGSHEKGLFDDLQEEEVEVLQQMFFGVILCALATLAAKGDMVFTSIFMGAVAAMAGYWFSDKGDRILDTVFKGR